In one window of Amblyomma americanum isolate KBUSLIRL-KWMA chromosome 9, ASM5285725v1, whole genome shotgun sequence DNA:
- the kud gene encoding oligosaccharyltransferase subunit 5 kud encodes MATIGLLGIEHMYKYVSPVNPAVYPHLTLVLMGIGLFFMAWFFVYEVTSTKFTRDLFKELIISLVAAVFLGFGILFLLLWVGIYV; translated from the exons ATGGCGACCATCGGTCTG TTGGGCATCGAGCACATGTACAAGTATGTCAGCCCGGTCAATCCGGCTGTCTACCCCCACCTCACGCTGGTGCTTATGGGCATCGGCCTCTTCTTCATGGCCTGGTTCTTCGT ATACGAGGTGACCTCAACAAAGTTCACGCGAGACCTCTTCAAGGAGCTCATCATCTCTCTAGTCGCTGCAGTGTTCCTGGGCTTTGGCATCCTCTTTCTGCTTCTCTGGGTCGGCATATATGTCTAG